One genomic segment of Helianthus annuus cultivar XRQ/B chromosome 14, HanXRQr2.0-SUNRISE, whole genome shotgun sequence includes these proteins:
- the LOC110906344 gene encoding uncharacterized protein LOC110906344, with the protein MHDLVLAFVVGRVSNGDPAWIINHGYVFKWGRDEMSESYQKMSLTCRGLYEFPREFKYPNVDLLLLMNGDESVRFPENFYENTEHLQVIAYYEMSYPLLPRSLKCSTNLKALCLHNCKLMFNECSFIGDLVNLEVLSFAHCAIRKLPATIANLRKLKLLDLTGCVDLHIDDGVFINLKRLEELYMRVSEGKAVRFTNDNIEELRMLSSQLCALEVEYVEKNTWPKNFSFKKLDKFKISIGCLLEEEEYDEKCCFEKTLKLVTECSSQLEACKINDMFRKTEHLHLQVNDMIGLEDISISPYGQRSCCSLIELEISNCVKLIYLFPTSVASGLKKLERLRVWSCSVLKALVKDDGREIHSAGEMIKFEKLKFLSLSGLPKLEILFSIENVVDLPQLVKLEVDELPNFTSIYPDKNNGCALLNSQVRISKLEELSIKSMKNLKQIWGVSSGEDDNNNNMSTLRKIRVQGCDSLNHLEELEVRGCRSIEVLFNIDLECVGQVELLTNTTLRSIRVVRSENVREVWRIKGGENNYSSKLTCAFEALKWIDIFNCKRFRNIFTPTNTNCKFHMPALTTMRIEYPRTIHSQGKREMILEGIKVFTQLSLLSQVSSREERDDSISTVAFPSNLIHSFHNLQQLSMESYDSVDGVFEIESSPAGGREFVTTTNNQKPLLPNLQYLHLQGMHSISRVWKCSNWKTILILQNQSSFQNLTTILIWDCKRIKYLFSPLMAKLLLNLKEIDIFRCEGMEEVVSDRDDKDEEMATSYTTTTFFPHLHSLSLATLENLKRIGGGVGAKSSTGITTHDQFESSHVTTIVPWSLCQYSEDILIDECDSLMEVFETQWIKNNIGGGITSTSIDEGQSDTHNTLLVIPGLENINYVPRLVNLKKLVIKSCNLLKHVFTFSTLGSLKQLEELMINTCKAMEVIVKKENEEQRNVVDFPRLKSLELKDLPNLKGFFLGMNDFQWPSLEKVMIDYCPKMSVFTSGQSTAKKLEYMHTSLGKYSLECGLNFPVTELHQWPFHNLIELHMEGKSDVKYVIPSNELLHLKKLVRIKVNRCPDLEEVFEVEEAMEEGLGLELLFREEEAMKGINSGLVKSQTVVEIPNLMHVELQNRLSLKYISRSNHHGILLKFSNLTTLSIHHCESLEHVFTSSMLGSLQQLQDLHISDCPNMEVIVRVEGEEEEEEIECEAEVK; encoded by the exons ATGCATGATCTTGTTCTTGCTTTTGTGGTAGGTAGAGTTTCTAATGGTGATCCCGCCTGGATTATTAATCATGGCTACGTGTTCAAATGGGGTAGAGATGAAATGAGTGAGTCTTACCAAAAAATGTCATTAACATGCAGGGGTCTATATGAGTTTCCTAGAGAATTCAAGTATCCAAACGTGGATCTTTTACTACTTATGAATGGGGATGAGTCGGTAAGGTTTCCGGAAAACTTTTATGAGAATACGGAACATCTTCAAGTCATAGCATACTATGAAATGTCGTATCCATTGCTTCCAAGGTCCCTTAAATGCTCTACAAACCTAAAAGCACTTTGTCTCCATAATTGCAAATTGATGTTTAATGAGTGCTCCTTCATTGGAGATCTTGTGAATTTGGAAGTGTTGAGCTTTGCGCATTGTGCAATCCGCAAGTTACCGGCTACCATAGCGAATCTGAGAAAGCTAAAACTACTAGATTTGACAGGATGTGTTGACCTTCATATTGATGATGGTGTCTTCATAAACTTAAAACGTCTTGAAGAGCTTTATATGAGAGTTTCTGAAGGGAAAGCTGTTAGATTCACAAATGACAATATTGAAGAACTGAGGATGCTTTCAAGCCAACTTTGTGCATTGGAGGTCGAGTACGTTGAGAAAAACACCTGGCCAAAAAATTTTTCCTTTAAGAAACTTGACAAGTTCAAGATATCTATAGGATGTCTATTGGAAGAAGAAGAGTATGATGAAAAATGTTGTTTTGAAAAAACATTGAAGCTTGTGACTGAGTGTAGCAGCCAACTTGAGGCTTGCAAAATTAATGATATGTTCAGAAAAACAGAGCATCTTCATTTACAAGTAAATGATATGATTGGTCTTGAAGATATTTCAATCAGTCCATATGGTCAACGCTCATGTTGCTCTTTAATAGAGCTTGAGATTTCTAATTGTGTAAAGTTGATATACCTCTTCCCAACGTCGGTGGCAAGTGGTTTGAAGAAACTTGAACGCCTCAGAGTTTGGTCATGCTCTGTTTTGAAAGCGCTGGTAAAAGATGATGGAAGGGAGATTCATAGTGCAGGTGAGATGATTAAATTCGAGAAGCTAAAGTTTTTGTCTTTGAGTGGCCTACCAAAACTGGAAATATTGTTCAGCATTGAGAATGTAGTTGATCTACCACAACTCGTTAAATTGGAAGTTGACGAGCTTCCCAACTTCACTAGCATTTATCCTGACAAGAACAATGGTTGTGCACTCTTGAATAGTCAG GTTAGAATTTCAAAGTTGGAGGAACTGAGTATAAAATCTATGAAGAATTTGAAGCAGATATGGGGTGTTTCTAGTGGGGaggatgataataataataatatgtcaACGTTGAGAAAGATTAGGGTGCAGGGGTGTGATAGTCTT AACCATCTAGAAGAACTTGAAGTTAGAGGATGTAGGTCCATTGAAGTGCTATTCAACATAGACCTAGAATGTGTTGGCCAAGTTGAACTACTTACCAACACCACTTTGAGAAGCATTCGCGTGGTTAGATCTGAAAACGTAAGAGAGGTGTGGAGGATAAAAGGTGGTGAAAATAACTACTCTAGTAAACTCACATGTGCCTTTGAAGCTCTTAAATGGATAGACATTTTTAATTGTAAAAGGTTTAGAAACATATTCACACCAACCAACACCAACTGCAAATTTCATATGCCAGCACTAACAACAATGAGAATTGAGTACCCAAGAACCATACACTCTCAAGGGAAGAGAGAGATGATATTAGAAGGAATTAAAGTGTTTACACAACTGTCGTTGTTGTCGCAGGTTTCTTCAAGGGAAGAGAGAGATGATAGTATTTCTACTGTTGCGTTCCCATCCAATCTCATACACTCTTTCCATAACCTTCAACAACTTTCTATGGAGAGCTATGATAGTGTGGATGGGGTGTTTGAGATAGAGAGTAGTCCTGCAGGTGGTAGAGAATTCGTAACAACTACAAATAATCAAAAACCACTGCTACCCAATCTCCAATACTTACATTTACAGGGTATGCATAGCATTAGTCGCGTGTGGAAGTGCAGCAACTGGAAAACAATCTTAATTCTTCAAAATCAATCCTCATTCCAAAACCTCACGACCATACTAATATGGGATTGCAAAAGGATTAAATACCTGTTTTCACCTCTCATGGCAAAACTTCTTTTGAACCTAAAGGAAATTGATATATTTAGGTGTGAAGGTATGGAAGAAGTTGTTTCAGACAGAGATGATAAAGATGAAGAAATGGCTACTTCATATACAACAACCACTTTCTTTCCTCATCTTCATTCTCTCTCTCTTGCAACGCTGGAAAATCTAAAGCgtattggtggtggtgttggtgccAAGTCTTCAACTGGTATCACCACTCATGATCAGTTTGAG TCTTCTCATGTTACAACAATTGTTCCTTGGTCTTTATGCCAATACTCTGAAGATATTCTTATAGATGAATGTGATTCGTTAATGGAGGTATTTGAAACTCAATGGATCAAAAACAACATTGGTGGTGGTATTACTAGTACTAGCATTGATGAAGGACAGAGTGATACCCATAATACATTACTGGTCATTCCAGGCCTAGAAAATATTAATTATGTGCCTCGATTGGTTAACCTAAAGAAGTTGGTAATCAAATCTTGTAACCTTTTGAAGCATGTATTCACGTTTTCCACACTTGGAAGCCTTAAACAACTCGAAGAGTTGATGATAAACACGTGCAAGGCAATGGAAGTAATTGTGAAGAAAGAAAATGAAGAGCAAAGAAATGTTGTGGACTTTCCTCGTCTGAAGTCCCTTGAACTAAAAGATCTACCAAATCTTAAGGGTTTCTTCTTGGGGATGAATGACTTCCAATGGCCATCACTGGAAAAAGTTATGATTGATTATTGCCCAAAAATGAGTGTGTTCACATCAGGTCAGTCAACAGCTAAGAAGCTCGAGTACATGCATACAAGCTTAGGCAAATATAGTCTTGAATGTGGCCTTAACTTTCCCGTGACTGAACTTCATCAG TGGCCTTTTCATAATTTGATTGAATTACATATGGAAGGGAAGAGTGATGTTAAATATGTTATTCCCTCCAATGAGTTGCTACACCTGAAAAAGCTGGTAAGGATTAAAGTAAATCGTTGTCCTGATTTAGAGGAGGTGTTTGAAGTAGAAGAAGCCATGGAAGAGGGATTGGGATTGGAGTTACTTTTCAGGGAAGAAGAAGCAATGAAAGGGATAAATAGTGGTTTAGTTAAATCCCAAACTGTTGTTGAAATTCCAAACTTAATGCATGTGGAATTGCAAAATCGGTTGAGTCTCAAGTATATATCAAGGAGCAATCATCATGGGATATTACTGAAGTTTTCAAACCTAACAACACTCTCTATTCATCATTGTGAAAGTTTAGAACATGTGTTTACTAGTTCCATGCTTGGTAGTCTACAACAACTTCAAGACCTACATATAAGTGACTGTCCAAACATGGAGGTAATTGTGAGGGtagaaggagaagaagaagaagaagaaattgaATGTGAAGCTGAAGTGAAGTGA
- the LOC118486345 gene encoding probable disease resistance protein At1g62630, whose amino-acid sequence MEIASQIIGPVVNILTGHITKHVEHVTSSAKRVADMICKMEVLKGKSKDVNEHKERNKRNNKEIPARVEGWLRDVENVKDEVQSISSDVNIGCLNIKKRHRAGRNAFKTIEKIECLINEEEKISWSDAIIPLGRVDSKPSPSCEVTQNDFQSRDKAFKDALKYLQQDDTNSQVVALCGMGGVGKTTMMEQLKKVAHDNKMFNWILKSVVGQNLNMLSVQNDIATYLEDCNLPKASKSVRADYLCEKFKNLSQDNKKVLIILDDVWEKIELKDIGLTSPLPKGVKVLLTSRKDNICKQIAVVANSDLQVVKVDVLEEAEAHNFFSGITGVLEEHDPDKYHIGFVIVKKCGYLPLAIKLIALTLKSEEISVWRSRLNCLNNHDLDKNVQEIIKISYEYIEEDECKAIFLHCGLFPEDANISIEDLTRHAWGLKLLKMFLL is encoded by the coding sequence ATGGAGATTGCATCTCAAATTATTGGTCCCGTTGTGAACATTTTGACTGGTCATATCACGAAACACGTAGAACATGTCACTTCCTCAGCAAAACGTGTTGCGGACATGATATGCAAAATGGAGGTTTTGAAAGGTAAAAGCAAAGATGTCAATGAGCACAAGGAAAGAAACAAGAGAAATAATAAAGAGATACCTGCTCGTGTAGAGGGTTGGTTGAGAGATGTTGAAAATGTCAAAGATGAAGTTCAAAGCATTTCAAGTGACGTCAATATTGGATGTTTAAATATAAAAAAGAGGCACCGAGCAGGAAGAAACGCCTTCAAGACTATTGAGAAGATTGAGTGTCTTAttaatgaagaagaaaaaattAGTTGGAGTGATGCCATTATACCTCTTGGAAGAGTCGATTCCAAACCATCACCATCATGTGAAGTTACTCAAAATGACTTCCAATCAAGAGATAAGGCATTTAAGGATGCGTTGAAGTACCTTCAACAAGATGACACGAATAGTCAAGTAGTAGCCTTGTGCGGAATGGGTGGGGTTGGCAAGACCACCATGATGGAACAACTCAAAAAGGTTGCACATGATAATAAGATGTTTAATTGGATTCTGAAGTCAGTTGTGGGGCAAAATCTCAACATGCTTTCTGTTCAGAATGATATAGCAACATACTTAGAGGATTGTAATCTGCCTAAAGCTTCAAAATCGGTAAGAGCGGATTATCTTtgtgaaaaatttaaaaacttgTCACAAGATAATAAAAAGGTTCTAATTATATTAGATGATGTGTGGGAGAAGATTGAGCTCAAAGATATTGGATTAACAAGTCCATTGCCAAAGGGAgtcaaggtgttgcttacgtcGCGGAAAGATAATATTTGCAAACAAATTGCAGTTGTTGCTAATTCAGATCTTCAAGTAGTCAAAGTAGATGTCTTGGAGGAGGCAGAAGCACATAATTTTTTTTCGGGTATTACAGGAGTCTTAGAAGAACATGATCCGGACAAGTATCACATTGGATTTGTTATTGTCAAAAAATGTGGTTATTTACCACTGGCCATCAAACTTATTGCATTAACCCTTAAATCTGAAGAAATATCTGTATGGAGAAGTAGACTTAACTGCTTGAATAATCATGATCTTGATAAAAATGTGCAAGAAATTATCAAGATAAGCTACGAGTATATAGAAGAAGATGAGTGTAAAGCGATTTTTCTGCATTGTGGTCTGTTTCCAGAGGATGCTAATATATCAATAGAGGATCTCACGAGACATGCATGGGGCCTGAAGCTGttaaaaatgtttctactttaA